The following are encoded together in the Pygocentrus nattereri isolate fPygNat1 chromosome 3, fPygNat1.pri, whole genome shotgun sequence genome:
- the LOC108432738 gene encoding twisted gastrulation protein homolog 1-A-like, which yields MQPTQAHVSLFSPLLLLLSVLSFSAACNKALCASDVSKCLIQELCQCRPSDGNCSCCKECMLCLGTLWEECCDCVGMCNPKNYSDTPATSKSTVEELYRPIPSLFRALTEGEAPINMMVVSFPVAEELSYHENLVSFLETMEDQHQNISLPGNSIHASYDNSQDNMCTVVYFDDCVSIRQCKQYCESMGGSKYRWFHNACCECIGPECVDYGSKAVKCMNCLF from the exons ATGCAGCCCACCCAGGCACAcgtctccctcttctctcccctgCTGCTTCTCTTGTCTGTTCTCTCCTTTTCCGCTGCCTGTAATAAAGCCCTATGTGCTAGTGATGTCAGCAAGTGTCTGATCCAG GAGCTGTGCCAGTGTAGGCCGTCGGATGGCAACTGTTCATGCTGTAAGGAGTGTATGCTGTGCCTGGGCACACTGTGGGAGGAGTGCTGTGACTGCGTAG GCATGTGCAATCCAAAGAACTACAGCGACACACCCGCCACCTCGAAGAGCACCGTGGAGGAGCTCTACAGACCCATCCCCTCGCTCTTCAGAGCGCTCACTGAAGGAGAAGCACCCATCAACATGATGGTGGTGTCTTTTCCAGTGGCTGAAGAGCTCTCTTATCACGAGAACCTAGTCTCCTTCTTGGAGACCATGGAGGACCAGCACCAGAACATCTCTCTTCCTGGCAACAGTATCCATGCCAGTTATGATAACAGTCAAG ACAACATGTGTACTGTGGTGTATTTTGATGACTGTGTGTCGATCCGTCAGTGCAAGCAGTACTGCGAGTCGATGGGAGGCTCAAAATACCGCTGGTTTCACAACGCATGCTGCGAGTGCATTGGGCCCGAGTGCGTCGACTACGGCAGCAAAGCAGTAAAGTGTATGAACTGCCTTTTCTGA